The sequence below is a genomic window from Brevibacillus laterosporus.
CACTACTATGAATAATGCGATGGAAAAAGCCGTAACACTAAATAAAACTGAAAAGAACCCTTGCACTGGTGTCACAATTAAAGGCCAAAAGAAGACTAAAGGCGTTACATTTATGGAATCAAATGACATACCTCTTTTTTTGCAAACTGCTTATCAATATGATTATATCTATTGGATCTTCTTCAAAACTCTGATTGAGACAGGTATGCGCAAAGGTGAAGCAGCTGCCTTACAGTGGTCGGATATGGATACCAAAAACAGCACAATCAACACCAACAAGACTCTCGACTTTTCTGCGAAAAATAAAAACGAACTGTTCGGAGACACAAAAACGTACAGCTCCGCCAGAACTATCCGCATAAGTCAATCTTTAATAAACGACTTAAAAAATCATGTAAAATATCAGAATCAGAATAAACTTGCTTGGAATGAGAAATATCACCACGACCTAAATCTAGTTCTGTGTAGAAACGATGGTAATTTTATTCCTAAATCCTCTCTGTTTAATGCTTTTTCGAGAATATTACATAAAGCCAATATTCCTTCACTCCCTATCCATTCCCTACGACATACCCACGCGGTTTTACTATTAGAGACAGGAACAGACATGAAATACGTTCAGGAACGCCTTGGGCACGGTAGCATACAAATCACATCAGATGTATACGCCCATATCTCGAAAAAGATTGAATCAGATAACATGGGTACGTTTGAAAACTACATGAAGAATATTTATGATTAATCGAAAAAAATGTGGGCAAATTGTGGGCAATGATTTGAAAACTTAAAATAATTGATTTCTGCCCACAAACAACAAAAACCCTCACGCTTAGAGGCGCAAGGGTTCTGACGATTAATACGTATTCATGTATTGGCTACGCTCCCACTCGTGTACACGTGTGCGGAACATATCCCATTCGATTTCTTTCGCTTCAATGAAGTGTAACGACGCATGCTCACCAAGTGCTTCACAGATAACACGATCCGCCTTCAGGCACTCAATTGCCTCTTTTAACGTAGATGGTAGGCTATCAATGCCATTTGCTTCGCGATCAGCTTCGTTCATTACGTAGATGTTACGGTCAACAGCAGGTTGCAATTCTAATTTGTTCTTAATTCCATCCAAACCTGCTTTTAGCATAACGGCTAGTGCCAAGTATGGGTTCGCTGCTGGATCAGGATTGCGCACTTCTAAACGAGTCCCCATTCCACGTGAAGCAGGGATACGAACTAATGGAGAACGGTTTTTCGCAGACCATGCCACGTAACAAGGCGCTTCATAGCCTGGAACGAGACGCTTGTAAGAGTTAACTAGTGGGTTCGTGATTGCAGCAAACCCTCTTGCATGCTTCAAAAGACCAGCTAGGTAGTATTTTGCAGTTTGACTTAAACCTAGCTCATCAGATTCATCATAGAATGCATTTTCTGTGCCAATGAACAGAGATTGATGAGCATGCATACCAGAACCACTTACACCAAACATTGGCTTTGGCATAAAGGTTGCGTGCAGACCATGTTCTCGAGCAATGGTTTTAACAACCAGTTTGAACGTTAGAATTTGATCAGCTGCTTGCAAGGCATTTGCATATTTAAAATCAATTTCATGTTGTCCTGGAGCCACTTCATGGTGAGAAGCTTCGATTTCAAAGCCCATTTTCTCCAAAGTTAACACGATATCACGACGACAGTTTTCACCCATGTCTAGTGGTGCAAAGTCAAAGTATCCACCTTGGTCATTTAAATTAAGGGTAGGTTCCCCTTTTTCATCAATTTTGAACAAGAAGAATTCAGGTTCTGGGCCAACGTTGAAATCCGTATAGCCAAGCTCTTCTGCTTCTTTCATTACCTTTTTCAAAATATAGCGAGGATCACCTTCAAATGGCTTACCATCAGGCATATACACATCACAGATCAAACGAGCCACTTTTCCGAATTCAGTACCCCACGGGAATACCACCCATGTGTCAAGGTCTGGGAAAAGATACATGTCAGATTCTTCAATGCGCACGAAACCCTCAATGGAAGATCCGTCAAACATCATCTTGTTGTCTAACGCTTTTGGCAATTGAGAAACCGGAATCTCAACATTTTTACTGATACCCATTAGGTCAGTAAATTGCAAACGGATATACTTCACATTCTCTTCATCGGCAAAACGCATAATGTCTTCTTTGGTAAAACGGCTCATTCTCTCTTCCTCCTCGACCAAATCCATGAATTTTTTGTACCCATTTATCTAGTGGAAGAACCGGGAAAGTTCTCCACGAATCAATGCCGATTCGCCTAAGCGATTAGCACCGGGGTGAATAATTTGTTGTTTTAATAATTGCAATAATTCCTTCTCCGACATTTGTGGACGAGCTGCCGTTTTTTCTGGTAAGATCGGCGCTTCCACGACAGGTTCTTTCAACTGAATCACCTGTTTAATTCCGGCGATATTTAAGCCCTTGTCAATCAATTCTTTAATTTCTAAAAGACGATCGACATCATTAAACGAAAATAACCGCTGTTTCCCTTCTGTACGAACTGGCGTAACTAACCCGTGTTGTTCATAATACCGAATCTGTCGTGCAGTCAGGTCGGTTAACTTCATCACGATGCCTATGGGAAAAAGGGCCATGTTGCGACGAATTTCATCACTCATTTTGCTTCCCCTTCCTGCCATTCCAATGATTCAAATTTATTATGTTCAAATTCTAACTGATAGCAGCTTACCTGTCAATACGTGTTAGAAAACCTGACATGTATTTTAAAAAAAAAGAAAACCAGCCCCAGGATGTCCTCAAAGACATCCATCATTCCTCTAAATGTAAAGGGTTAGGATAGGTTTTGTTTATTCATCTTAATCGTAAACAACCGGCTACTGGACTATATTTATTTTTTGTACAGAACTTATATATAAGAAAAAAACACATTTTCAGACTGCCTCTTGACTACCTACATGGTAGAACAACCAGGTCATTCTAGAAAACATGCTCATTTTTCACGTGACTTCCTTATCAATATAACTATTTTACTTACTGCTCTATACCATACATTTTTACGTATTCTTCCAAAATCTGCTTTGCAATTGGACCAGACATATCGGCACCATGTCCACCACCTGGTACAACCACAACAAAAGCCATCTGTGGATTCTTAACAGGCGCATATCCAACAATCAGCGCATTGTCTGCGTCTCCACCAGTTTGTGCTGTACCTGTTTTAGCTGCCACTGGAAAAGGGAAATCTTTAAAGTTCCTATACGCAGTACCATTCGGCTTTGTTACCTTGGCCATACCCTCCTGCGCTACCTTTATCCACTCAGGATCAATGTCGACCTTATTTAGAACGTATGGCTCCACTTTAGTCAACGTTTTTTGCTCTGCCGGGTTACTTGTTCCCTTACGAATCTCTTTGACTAAGTGGGGCTTGATTCGGTAACCCCCATTGGCTATTGTGCTTACATACTGGCAGAGTTGTATAGGCGTGAAATTATTATATTGACCTATAAAAGCATCTACTAAATTCCCTAAATATTTGTCTTTCGCTCGGTATCCTGGCTTCTCGCCCGGAAGATCGATTCCCGTTTTTACACCCAGCCCAAACTGACTATTATAGTAATCTAACACGGCAAATTGTTCGCTATAATGCTTGCCTTCCCGATTCCCCTTTCTTGCTAGACGAAGCCCCATCTCATACATGTAGGTATTATTAGATACCTGCAATGCCCTTCTCGCATCTACCGCACCATGTCCAGAGCGTAACCAGTTATTTTTAAATCGATTACCAACATAGATACCGCCTCTGTCGAAGATCGTCTCGGCAGGAGTTACCAAGCCTTCTTGTAACGCAAGCATGACAGATAGAGGTTTTACAGTAGAGCCCGGTGCATAAGCTCCTCGAATAATTTTATTATCCTCAAAGGGCCAAATATCGGTTGCATACACCTTACTAAATGTCTCCCGATCATAATATAAATTCAAATCGTAATCTGGATAATTTGCCAAGGCCAATATTTCTCCCGTACTCGGTACCATGACTATTGCATGTCCTACTTTCATATTTTTCTGCGAAAGAGATTTGTGCAAGATTTCTTCTACTTTATCTTGAAACCTCCAGTCCAAACTGAGAACGAGATCATTTCCAGGCTCTGCTACTCGTTTTATGGTTTCGTTGACAAACTCCGAGTTCCTGTTTACCTGCACAGCCATGGCACCACTCTTCCCACGCAGCTGGGACTCATAA
It includes:
- the glnA gene encoding type I glutamate--ammonia ligase; protein product: MSRFTKEDIMRFADEENVKYIRLQFTDLMGISKNVEIPVSQLPKALDNKMMFDGSSIEGFVRIEESDMYLFPDLDTWVVFPWGTEFGKVARLICDVYMPDGKPFEGDPRYILKKVMKEAEELGYTDFNVGPEPEFFLFKIDEKGEPTLNLNDQGGYFDFAPLDMGENCRRDIVLTLEKMGFEIEASHHEVAPGQHEIDFKYANALQAADQILTFKLVVKTIAREHGLHATFMPKPMFGVSGSGMHAHQSLFIGTENAFYDESDELGLSQTAKYYLAGLLKHARGFAAITNPLVNSYKRLVPGYEAPCYVAWSAKNRSPLVRIPASRGMGTRLEVRNPDPAANPYLALAVMLKAGLDGIKNKLELQPAVDRNIYVMNEADREANGIDSLPSTLKEAIECLKADRVICEALGEHASLHFIEAKEIEWDMFRTRVHEWERSQYMNTY
- a CDS encoding MerR family transcriptional regulator codes for the protein MSDEIRRNMALFPIGIVMKLTDLTARQIRYYEQHGLVTPVRTEGKQRLFSFNDVDRLLEIKELIDKGLNIAGIKQVIQLKEPVVEAPILPEKTAARPQMSEKELLQLLKQQIIHPGANRLGESALIRGELSRFFH
- a CDS encoding penicillin-binding protein; protein product: MQIEPEQQRKKDPELSLRINIMFLAVFICFVVVILRLAYVQVVQGELFVQELEKYSLKELPIPAPRGHILDRNGVVLVDNKPVFTVKFMDKPEEKINKEKVAEDLATLLNWKQEERGDDKKLADLGIQLQAGFPILLSHEERQGLRTRIQIKLDALPSRERINQLQPVDLLRIAKEVHVPIKYAFTDLERIQAFEMLKKKTGKPFPQDQGLNDRALLIELITQQISFPYKLEKKQSEDLISKIKSSITTLYETPVAKQSDRQLIENARFFFLDVKLGLSVIQRERTWRKLLVLERMVGVGVPAFMPRQVKRNITAAEDARIEERLIELPGVYVEVEPLRKVKKDDEGGPLATHILGYINSIDPRFVKEYKAKQYADNELVGVAGLEKYYESQLRGKSGAMAVQVNRNSEFVNETIKRVAEPGNDLVLSLDWRFQDKVEEILHKSLSQKNMKVGHAIVMVPSTGEILALANYPDYDLNLYYDRETFSKVYATDIWPFEDNKIIRGAYAPGSTVKPLSVMLALQEGLVTPAETIFDRGGIYVGNRFKNNWLRSGHGAVDARRALQVSNNTYMYEMGLRLARKGNREGKHYSEQFAVLDYYNSQFGLGVKTGIDLPGEKPGYRAKDKYLGNLVDAFIGQYNNFTPIQLCQYVSTIANGGYRIKPHLVKEIRKGTSNPAEQKTLTKVEPYVLNKVDIDPEWIKVAQEGMAKVTKPNGTAYRNFKDFPFPVAAKTGTAQTGGDADNALIVGYAPVKNPQMAFVVVVPGGGHGADMSGPIAKQILEEYVKMYGIEQ